Proteins encoded in a region of the Salinicoccus sp. RF5 genome:
- the typA gene encoding translational GTPase TypA: MMNLRNDIRNIAIIAHVDHGKTTLVDELLKQSGMFRENEQVAERAMDSNDIERERGITILAKNTALAYKDTRINILDTPGHADFGGEVERIMKMVDGVILVVDAYEGTMPQTRFVLKKALEQDLKPLVVVNKIDKDTARPEAVIDEVLELFIELDANDEQLEFPVAYASAINGTASLEMDQQDENMESIFEMVIDHVPAPVDNSSEPLQFQVALLDYNDYVGRIGVGRVFRGEMKVGDQVSLIKTDGTIKNFRVTKMFGYFGLNRVEIDYAKAGDLIALSGMEDINVGETVTPVDTPEALPILHIDEPTLQMTFSVNNSPFAGKEGKYVTARKIEERLDQQLETDVSLKVEPTDQPDAWKVSGRGELHLSILIENLRREGFELQVSKPEVIVKEVDGVKCEPFERVQIDVPEEHTGSIIESLGQRKGEMVDMSNTGNGQTRIIFHVPARGLIGYRTEFMSMTRGYGILNHTFEDYRPVIRERIGGRRNGVLVSIDKGAASTYSILQLEGRGTNFMEPGTEVYEGMIVGENSRENDLTVNITKVKAANNIRSATKEQTTTMKKPRALTLEEALEFINEDELVEVTPETVRLRKKILGKSEREKSQKKEKFKLEAE; the protein is encoded by the coding sequence TTGATGAATTTAAGAAATGATATCCGTAATATCGCAATCATTGCGCACGTCGACCACGGGAAAACCACATTGGTGGATGAGCTGCTCAAGCAATCCGGCATGTTCAGGGAGAATGAACAGGTTGCAGAACGTGCAATGGACTCGAACGATATTGAACGTGAACGCGGGATTACAATCCTCGCAAAAAATACAGCCCTTGCCTATAAAGATACAAGAATCAACATCCTGGACACTCCAGGACATGCCGACTTCGGTGGTGAAGTCGAGCGCATCATGAAGATGGTGGATGGTGTCATCCTCGTCGTGGATGCATATGAGGGGACGATGCCGCAGACGCGCTTCGTATTGAAGAAGGCGTTGGAACAGGACTTGAAGCCGCTTGTCGTCGTCAATAAGATCGACAAGGATACAGCACGTCCGGAAGCGGTCATCGACGAAGTGCTGGAACTCTTCATCGAACTTGATGCCAATGACGAACAGCTGGAATTCCCGGTTGCATACGCTTCTGCCATCAATGGTACAGCTAGCCTTGAAATGGACCAGCAGGATGAGAACATGGAGTCCATCTTCGAAATGGTCATCGACCATGTACCGGCACCAGTCGACAACAGCAGTGAACCGCTCCAGTTCCAGGTGGCACTCCTCGACTACAATGACTATGTCGGAAGGATCGGCGTCGGCCGTGTCTTCAGGGGCGAGATGAAAGTGGGGGACCAGGTTTCCCTTATCAAGACGGATGGCACAATCAAGAACTTCAGGGTGACGAAGATGTTCGGCTATTTCGGCCTCAACCGTGTTGAAATCGACTATGCCAAAGCAGGCGACCTCATCGCATTGAGCGGTATGGAGGACATCAACGTGGGCGAGACGGTCACACCAGTGGATACACCGGAAGCCCTGCCGATCCTCCACATCGATGAGCCGACGCTGCAGATGACCTTCTCTGTGAACAATTCACCGTTTGCGGGCAAGGAAGGCAAATATGTCACTGCGCGCAAAATAGAAGAGCGGCTCGACCAGCAGCTTGAAACGGACGTTTCATTGAAAGTGGAGCCGACGGACCAGCCGGATGCCTGGAAGGTATCAGGCAGGGGCGAACTCCACCTTTCGATACTGATCGAAAACTTGAGGCGTGAAGGATTCGAACTCCAGGTATCGAAACCTGAAGTCATCGTCAAGGAAGTCGACGGCGTGAAGTGTGAACCATTCGAGCGCGTTCAGATCGATGTGCCTGAAGAGCATACAGGCAGCATCATCGAATCCCTCGGCCAGCGGAAAGGTGAAATGGTCGACATGTCGAATACCGGCAATGGCCAGACGCGCATCATCTTCCATGTGCCGGCACGGGGTCTGATCGGCTACCGTACAGAGTTCATGTCAATGACAAGGGGATATGGTATACTGAACCATACATTCGAGGACTACAGACCCGTCATCCGGGAACGGATCGGCGGCCGACGCAATGGTGTGCTCGTCTCCATCGACAAGGGGGCGGCATCCACCTATTCGATACTGCAGCTTGAAGGCCGTGGTACGAACTTCATGGAGCCCGGGACAGAAGTCTACGAGGGCATGATCGTTGGAGAAAACTCCAGGGAAAATGACCTCACAGTCAACATCACCAAGGTGAAGGCGGCGAACAACATCCGTTCCGCAACGAAGGAACAGACCACTACGATGAAAAAGCCGCGTGCGTTGACACTTGAAGAGGCACTGGAATTCATCAATGAAGATGAACTGGTGGAAGTGACACCTGAAACCGTCCGCCTGAGGAAGAAGATCCTCGGCAAGAGTGAAAGGGAAAAGTCACAGAAGAAAGAAAAGTTTAAACTTGAAGCGGAGTGA
- a CDS encoding DUF5325 family protein yields the protein MEPRKSKAIFAVLAVLAVMMMIAFSVFIAEAMPLMAVASVLIFIAIFGTGFTLKKKYRENGWL from the coding sequence ATGGAACCAAGAAAATCTAAAGCCATATTTGCTGTACTTGCAGTGCTTGCGGTAATGATGATGATTGCATTTTCCGTCTTCATCGCTGAAGCGATGCCTCTGATGGCAGTGGCCTCCGTCCTCATATTCATCGCAATATTCGGGACCGGCTTCACCCTGAAGAAGAAATACCGGGAAAATGGCTGGCTATAG
- a CDS encoding inositol monophosphatase family protein, translating to MEIYEFGQRLIREAGDFIRLRMKKDFRIDAKLNPNDLVTDVDRETETYIYDRILERYPDHRIIGEEGHGTDIEDTEGVLWIVDPIDGTLNFVHQLQNFAVSIGVYVDGRPHCGMILDVMNDHLYHAKAGEGAFKDDIRLAPLEDTDLAHSLVSLNSNWVVREGIGQAFTKVVREARSTRSYGSAALDMAFTATGIVSATLFYRLHPWDYSAGMIIISEVGGRTTNLLGEEIDILKKDSILAGNQAIHGELVSYFDSDASFIESHRRTHGEK from the coding sequence ATGGAAATATACGAGTTTGGACAACGCTTGATAAGAGAGGCCGGGGATTTCATCCGGCTGCGTATGAAAAAGGACTTCCGTATCGATGCTAAATTGAATCCGAATGATCTCGTGACCGACGTGGATCGCGAGACTGAAACATATATATACGACCGAATACTTGAAAGGTATCCCGACCACCGGATCATCGGTGAAGAGGGTCATGGAACCGATATTGAAGATACTGAAGGGGTCCTATGGATAGTGGACCCGATTGATGGCACATTGAATTTTGTGCATCAGCTTCAGAATTTTGCGGTTTCGATCGGTGTGTATGTTGATGGCAGACCGCATTGCGGGATGATACTTGATGTGATGAATGACCACCTCTATCATGCGAAGGCGGGGGAGGGGGCGTTCAAGGATGACATCCGTCTGGCGCCGCTGGAAGATACGGACCTTGCCCATTCGCTCGTCAGCCTGAATTCGAACTGGGTGGTCAGGGAAGGCATCGGCCAGGCTTTCACGAAAGTGGTCAGGGAAGCGCGCAGTACGCGCTCATACGGCTCTGCTGCACTTGATATGGCATTCACCGCAACAGGGATAGTAAGTGCAACATTGTTCTACCGCCTGCACCCCTGGGACTATTCTGCCGGAATGATCATCATTTCGGAGGTTGGGGGCAGGACGACGAATCTGCTTGGTGAAGAGATAGATATTCTGAAAAAAGACAGCATATTGGCAGGCAACCAGGCGATCCACGGAGAGCTTGTAAGCTATTTCGACTCCGATGCATCTTTCATCGAATCCCATAGACGCACACATGGCGAAAAATAA
- a CDS encoding YlaH-like family protein, whose amino-acid sequence MSVNVTERLTFFGRVFGLDTNPQAGMWYLFLTIYILSIIVYNLGFARKIKLWQNVIIYIVMFFGCVMLTFFGAFLPVAESLVVAAIILALYRFRLHQERKAGNIKTSEK is encoded by the coding sequence ATGAGTGTAAATGTTACGGAACGCCTGACCTTTTTTGGCAGGGTGTTCGGGCTGGATACCAACCCCCAGGCGGGGATGTGGTATCTGTTCCTGACGATATATATCCTTTCCATCATCGTCTACAATCTTGGTTTTGCCCGTAAAATCAAGCTATGGCAGAACGTGATCATTTACATCGTCATGTTTTTCGGCTGTGTGATGCTGACATTCTTCGGGGCATTCCTGCCTGTGGCAGAGAGCCTCGTCGTTGCCGCCATCATACTGGCGCTGTATCGGTTCAGACTGCATCAGGAGCGCAAGGCCGGCAATATAAAGACTTCCGAAAAATAG